One genomic region from Planctomycetaceae bacterium encodes:
- a CDS encoding portal protein: MADEDTSGLTGDAKIIAEAKKRFEYCQAWEADYREKEGHDLKFANGDPENNWQWEEQLRTYRQDRNKPCLTINKVRQHNLQVINDAKQNKPGVNIRPVGDGATYQAAQVFEGVVRHIEYISNAEVAYDTATMFQVESGTGYWRVIHDYLPESFDQEIYIRRIKDPDSVYLDPDINEVDGSDARYGFVFEDVPRDEFEKQYPKFKEDGGSTVLGSANDGWISSEHVRVAEYYTKEQKRDRLVAFIDPFTGAQIIKLWSKLKPEAREVYEGQKEADPAAVSERSVLRDNIMWYKIAGNKIVDRRECPGTYIPIVRVIGEETIIDGKMDRKGHTRYMKDAQRMYNYWSSEATAQVALQTKTPWVVPAEGIENLEEYWSRANVDNAAVLPYNMYTEDGKQLGKPDRVQPPVMASAYVQGMQITQNEMMMSSGQYQSQFGQNENATSGRAINERQRQGDNATYHFIDNLGIAIRFTGKILIQWIPLIYDTQRVVKIMAKDGTESEVQIDPQQPAAVIEQQVAEKEASVIFNPNVGRYEVQADVGPGYATRRQEAFNAMTQIAAQNKEFMQIGGDLLWKAADFPMADELAERWQKTIPPALLGDGPNPAEQKLGQQLDQAMGMIEELQGKLKDQEVDKAVKVQDSNIRGFDAETKRIAAIGNAGPYVTMDQVQPLIMQTIMQMLGNGAPGEGGLPMPAPSMPEPAPMPPMGQNLPPENGFVPEPMMPGAPPMPPGAFPQGGF, encoded by the coding sequence ATGGCCGACGAAGATACCAGCGGCCTCACTGGCGACGCGAAGATCATCGCGGAAGCCAAGAAGCGCTTCGAATACTGCCAAGCGTGGGAAGCCGACTATCGCGAGAAAGAGGGCCACGACCTCAAGTTCGCGAACGGCGACCCTGAGAACAACTGGCAGTGGGAGGAGCAGCTCCGCACCTATCGGCAGGACCGCAACAAGCCGTGCCTGACGATCAACAAGGTGCGCCAGCACAACCTACAGGTGATCAATGACGCCAAGCAGAACAAGCCGGGCGTCAACATTCGGCCGGTTGGCGACGGCGCCACCTATCAGGCCGCTCAGGTCTTTGAAGGCGTTGTGCGGCATATCGAGTACATTTCGAATGCCGAGGTGGCCTATGATACCGCGACCATGTTCCAGGTTGAAAGCGGCACGGGCTACTGGCGCGTTATCCACGACTATCTGCCCGAGAGCTTTGATCAGGAAATCTACATCCGCCGGATCAAGGACCCGGATTCGGTTTACCTCGACCCCGACATTAACGAGGTCGACGGCTCCGATGCGCGTTATGGCTTCGTATTTGAGGACGTGCCGCGCGACGAATTCGAAAAGCAGTATCCGAAGTTCAAGGAGGATGGCGGCTCTACCGTCCTCGGCAGCGCCAACGATGGTTGGATCAGCAGCGAGCACGTTCGGGTCGCGGAGTACTACACCAAGGAACAGAAGCGTGACCGTCTGGTTGCCTTCATCGATCCCTTTACCGGCGCTCAGATCATCAAACTGTGGAGCAAGTTGAAGCCGGAAGCGCGCGAAGTTTACGAAGGCCAGAAGGAAGCCGATCCCGCAGCCGTCTCCGAGCGCAGCGTCCTCCGCGACAACATCATGTGGTACAAGATTGCGGGGAACAAGATTGTGGATCGTCGGGAGTGCCCCGGCACCTATATCCCGATTGTTCGCGTCATCGGCGAAGAGACCATCATTGACGGGAAGATGGACCGCAAGGGCCACACCCGGTACATGAAAGACGCCCAGCGCATGTACAACTACTGGTCGTCGGAAGCGACGGCGCAGGTGGCGCTCCAGACCAAGACGCCGTGGGTTGTGCCTGCCGAGGGCATTGAAAATCTTGAGGAGTACTGGAGCCGCGCCAACGTCGATAACGCGGCCGTGCTCCCGTACAACATGTACACCGAAGACGGGAAACAGCTTGGCAAGCCGGATCGCGTGCAACCGCCGGTAATGGCCAGTGCTTATGTTCAGGGCATGCAGATCACCCAGAACGAGATGATGATGTCCTCGGGGCAATATCAGTCCCAGTTCGGGCAGAACGAGAACGCCACGTCGGGCCGCGCCATCAATGAGCGCCAGCGTCAGGGCGATAACGCGACGTACCACTTCATCGACAATCTTGGCATTGCCATCCGGTTCACCGGCAAGATCCTCATCCAGTGGATTCCGCTGATTTACGACACGCAGCGCGTGGTCAAGATCATGGCCAAGGACGGCACCGAGAGCGAGGTCCAGATCGACCCGCAGCAGCCTGCGGCGGTTATTGAGCAGCAAGTTGCGGAGAAAGAGGCGTCCGTCATCTTCAACCCGAATGTGGGGCGCTACGAAGTGCAGGCCGATGTTGGCCCGGGCTACGCCACACGTCGACAGGAAGCCTTCAACGCCATGACGCAGATCGCGGCGCAGAACAAGGAATTCATGCAGATCGGCGGCGACCTGCTGTGGAAGGCGGCGGATTTCCCGATGGCCGATGAGCTTGCCGAGCGGTGGCAGAAGACTATTCCGCCGGCACTGCTTGGCGATGGGCCAAATCCGGCCGAACAGAAGCTGGGCCAGCAACTCGACCAGGCCATGGGCATGATCGAGGAGCTTCAGGGTAAGCTCAAGGACCAGGAAGTCGACAAGGCCGTCAAGGTGCAGGATTCCAACATTCGCGGGTTCGATGCCGAGACCAAGCGCATTGCCGCAATCGGGAACGCTGGCCCGTATGTGACCATGGATCAGGTGCAGCCGCTCATCATGCAGACGATCATGCAGATGCTCGGCAATGGCGCGCCCGGTGAGGGCGGTTTGCCCATGCCGGCGCCAAGTATGCCGGAACCCGCTCCGATGCCGCCCATGGGGCAGAATTTGCCACCGGAGAACGGTTTCGTCCCCGAGCCGATGATGCCGGGCGCGCCGCCGATGCCGCCGGGCGCATTCCCGCAGGGAGGGTTCTGA
- a CDS encoding P22 phage major capsid protein family protein, which translates to MAGNSILTIDMITRAAVSLFKNSNMFIRNIDTQYDSQFAIDGAKIGDTLRIRLPNDFTVRTGTAISIQDTAEKYTSLALATQKGVDVAFSTAERTLKLDDYSERVLLPMMNDLAGNIAADIMSDVEGNVCNLVANTDGSGNIINPTSSTFLRAQAALNDNSAPQMPGRKVALEQYTEAAIVNSLTGLFNPSQAITDQYQTGQMKNALGFDFFMDQTVIKHTTGSFTAGTVSGAGQTGSTITTSAITGTLKKGDIITIQGVNAVNWVTKESTGRLRQFVVTADVASGGTSISVYPSIVPPVNGSKVQYQSVDSSPASGANLYLATPADSTYIKNVAYSPKAVTMATADLVLPRGVHEAARRVYDGISMRMITDYVLGTDQLATRLDVIYGKTWLRGQWGVIVADTVTT; encoded by the coding sequence ATGGCTGGGAACTCTATTCTCACTATCGACATGATCACCCGTGCGGCCGTGTCGCTGTTCAAGAACAGCAACATGTTCATCCGCAATATCGACACGCAGTACGATAGCCAGTTCGCTATCGACGGCGCCAAGATCGGTGATACCCTGCGCATCCGCCTGCCGAACGACTTCACTGTCCGTACCGGCACCGCGATCAGCATCCAGGACACTGCGGAAAAGTACACTTCGCTGGCCCTCGCCACTCAGAAGGGCGTTGACGTGGCGTTCTCGACCGCTGAACGCACCCTGAAGTTGGACGACTATTCCGAACGCGTCCTGCTGCCGATGATGAACGACCTCGCCGGCAACATCGCTGCCGACATCATGTCGGACGTTGAAGGCAATGTCTGCAATCTGGTGGCCAACACCGATGGCTCGGGCAACATCATCAACCCGACGTCCTCGACGTTCCTCCGGGCTCAGGCCGCGCTCAACGACAACTCTGCCCCGCAGATGCCCGGCCGCAAGGTCGCGCTGGAGCAGTACACCGAGGCGGCTATCGTCAACTCGCTGACTGGCCTGTTCAACCCGTCTCAGGCGATCACCGACCAGTACCAGACTGGCCAGATGAAGAATGCCCTCGGGTTCGACTTCTTCATGGACCAGACCGTCATCAAGCACACCACCGGCTCGTTCACTGCCGGCACGGTGTCGGGTGCGGGTCAGACCGGCTCGACCATCACCACGTCGGCCATCACCGGCACGCTCAAGAAGGGTGACATCATCACCATTCAGGGCGTCAACGCGGTGAACTGGGTGACCAAGGAATCGACGGGGCGCCTGCGTCAGTTCGTCGTGACTGCGGACGTTGCCAGCGGCGGCACTTCGATCTCGGTCTATCCGTCCATCGTCCCCCCGGTGAACGGCAGCAAGGTCCAGTATCAGTCGGTCGACTCCAGCCCGGCCAGCGGCGCGAACCTCTATCTCGCCACGCCGGCTGACAGCACCTACATCAAGAACGTCGCCTACTCCCCCAAGGCCGTCACCATGGCCACGGCGGACCTCGTTCTGCCCCGTGGTGTCCATGAAGCCGCCCGTCGCGTCTATGACGGCATCTCCATGCGCATGATCACGGACTACGTGCTTGGCACCGACCAGCTCGCGACCCGCCTTGACGTGATCTACGGCAAGACCTGGCTGCGTGGCCAGTGGGGCGTCATCGTGGCCGATACCGTCACCACCTGA